A stretch of Pseudomonas sp. LRP2-20 DNA encodes these proteins:
- the ppk2 gene encoding polyphosphate kinase 2 — translation MAKPSRKKDPKDQSEKLGGKAYEQALKKLHVELVKLQEWVVAKGLKVCIVFEGRDGAGKGGTIKAITERVSPRVFRVVALPAPTEREKTQMYVQRYLRHLPAAGEVVIFDRSWYNRAGVERVMGFCSEEQSAKFLSVVPLFEKMMVESGIILIKYWLEVSAEEQTRRLQDRINDGRKLWKLSPMDLKSYTRWDDYTRARDDMFAASDSSWAPWFMAHSDDKRRARLNIVSHMLSRIPYKDITRDAVVKLPKRGKIGKYKAVPYPFKVVEERF, via the coding sequence ATGGCCAAGCCGTCCAGGAAAAAAGACCCGAAAGATCAATCGGAAAAGCTGGGCGGCAAGGCCTATGAACAGGCGCTCAAGAAGCTGCACGTTGAACTCGTGAAATTGCAGGAGTGGGTCGTGGCCAAGGGCCTGAAGGTCTGCATCGTGTTCGAGGGCCGCGATGGTGCTGGCAAGGGGGGCACCATCAAGGCCATCACCGAGCGGGTCAGCCCCCGGGTGTTCCGTGTGGTGGCACTGCCGGCACCGACCGAGCGGGAAAAGACCCAGATGTACGTGCAACGCTACCTGCGCCATCTGCCTGCCGCGGGTGAAGTGGTGATCTTCGACCGCAGCTGGTACAACCGCGCCGGTGTCGAGCGGGTGATGGGGTTCTGCAGTGAAGAGCAAAGCGCCAAGTTCCTCAGCGTGGTACCGCTGTTCGAGAAGATGATGGTCGAGTCGGGGATCATCCTCATCAAGTACTGGCTCGAAGTCAGCGCCGAGGAGCAGACCCGGCGCCTGCAGGACCGTATCAACGATGGGCGCAAGCTGTGGAAGCTGTCGCCCATGGACCTCAAGTCCTACACCCGCTGGGACGACTACACCCGCGCCCGTGACGACATGTTCGCCGCCTCGGATTCGTCCTGGGCGCCCTGGTTCATGGCGCATTCCGACGACAAGCGCCGCGCCCGGCTGAATATCGTCAGCCACATGCTGTCGCGCATCCCGTACAAGGACATCACCCGCGACGCGGTGGTGAAGCTGCCCAAGCGCGGCAAGATCGGCAAATACAAGGCCGTGCCTTATCCGTTCAAAGTGGTCGAAGAACGTTTCTGA